In Dehalogenimonas etheniformans, one genomic interval encodes:
- a CDS encoding peptidase M4, translated as MKIRGVYIAVVAALMIFALAAVGCVTNNPTTTTAPPGTTGTVAPPITYYPGGGYGPGGMMGNGGMMIPGTGIYDPNAQRLTLAQATAIANKFITSRPDLGFKLGEVMEFQFNFYVDYIETSTGIHAFESLVDPYTGDLYPEPGPSVMWNTKYCMMSGVLWGISAGTSPMSLTASQAQTTAQSFLNGYLPGSKVSDASQFYGYYTMDFTLNGKTYGMLSVNGYTGQVWYHNWHGLYLGP; from the coding sequence ATGAAAATTCGAGGCGTTTACATCGCGGTTGTCGCGGCTTTAATGATATTCGCCCTGGCCGCTGTGGGGTGTGTGACCAATAATCCTACTACGACAACGGCTCCTCCCGGTACGACCGGCACTGTCGCTCCCCCGATAACCTATTACCCAGGCGGCGGTTACGGTCCGGGCGGGATGATGGGCAACGGCGGCATGATGATCCCGGGAACGGGCATCTACGACCCGAACGCCCAGCGGCTGACCCTGGCCCAGGCCACCGCCATCGCCAATAAGTTCATTACCTCCCGGCCTGATCTGGGCTTCAAACTCGGCGAGGTGATGGAGTTCCAATTCAACTTTTACGTCGATTATATCGAGACAAGCACCGGCATCCACGCCTTCGAATCTCTGGTCGATCCCTACACCGGCGACCTCTACCCCGAACCCGGTCCTTCCGTGATGTGGAACACTAAATACTGCATGATGTCGGGCGTGCTATGGGGCATATCCGCCGGTACCAGCCCGATGTCTCTGACCGCATCTCAGGCGCAGACCACCGCCCAGTCTTTCCTCAACGGTTATTTGCCCGGCTCCAAGGTGTCTGATGCCTCGCAGTTCTACGGCTATTACACCATGGATTTCACGTTAAACGGCAAGACCTACGGCATGCTTTCGGTCAACGGCTACACCGGCCAGGTCTGGTATCATAACTGGCACGGCCTGTACCTGGGACCGTAG
- a CDS encoding nuclear transport factor 2 family protein — MPSLQKQREIVNKFFELIAAQKFDELLLLCSQDCKTHNPYITGGMADLTKAMTAANKEGRAQNPDASFVVRYALVDGNMAAAYTQLLNDKAKPGAGGLRQIHLFRFDEEKIVEYWDVTQQVTPDMPNAGGAF; from the coding sequence ATGCCAAGTTTACAAAAACAACGCGAAATCGTAAACAAGTTCTTTGAATTAATCGCCGCCCAGAAGTTCGACGAGTTGCTCCTGTTGTGCTCTCAGGACTGTAAGACCCACAACCCTTACATCACCGGAGGCATGGCGGATCTTACCAAGGCGATGACCGCCGCCAACAAAGAAGGACGAGCCCAGAACCCCGATGCCAGCTTTGTCGTCCGCTATGCCCTGGTTGATGGCAACATGGCGGCAGCCTATACGCAACTATTGAACGACAAGGCGAAGCCAGGCGCCGGAGGCTTGCGGCAGATCCACCTGTTCCGGTTCGATGAAGAAAAGATCGTCGAATACTGGGATGTCACCCAGCAGGTCACCCCGGATATGCCCAATGCGGGCGGCGCGTTTTAA
- a CDS encoding DUF1697 domain-containing protein — MEYVALFRGLNAGGKSTVKMAELTKAVSELGYEKARSYLPSGNIIFETDEGSKTVTRTLEDLVLEHFKIETKIVVKSCHQLTRIVAEMPGEWENRKDLRRRVVFIREPVTPDDVLREVETREGIDFIEAGSGVLYMSTLMTALTRSWFTRLITKPIYKELTIRDYGTVLRILELMACR; from the coding sequence ATGGAATATGTAGCCCTGTTCAGGGGTCTCAACGCCGGCGGAAAAAGCACAGTTAAAATGGCTGAACTGACCAAGGCTGTTTCGGAACTGGGATATGAAAAGGCGCGCTCGTACCTTCCGAGCGGGAACATCATTTTCGAGACCGATGAAGGTTCAAAGACGGTTACCCGGACGTTGGAAGACCTGGTCCTTGAACACTTCAAAATAGAAACGAAGATAGTCGTCAAAAGCTGCCATCAATTGACCCGGATCGTGGCGGAGATGCCGGGGGAATGGGAGAACCGGAAAGATCTTCGGCGCCGCGTCGTTTTTATCCGGGAGCCTGTCACACCCGATGATGTCCTGCGTGAAGTCGAGACCAGGGAAGGCATAGATTTTATCGAAGCCGGGTCCGGCGTACTGTACATGTCGACTTTAATGACCGCCTTGACCAGGAGCTGGTTTACTCGGCTGATCACCAAACCGATCTACAAGGAACTCACGATCAGGGATTACGGAACCGTCCTGAGGATTCTTGAACTGATGGCCTGCCGTTAA
- a CDS encoding carboxypeptidase-like regulatory domain-containing protein yields the protein MKKIVIALTAILLALFPLACAQGPTIPDKVDFKITVTGKSNAPLEGAKVASESQPGGQLKLTGLTDSNGNVIFAGIKVGAYKFYISLFDYEQAEVSFIITTINNKLTVKMTPVAGAPTTT from the coding sequence GTGAAAAAGATTGTTATCGCCCTCACGGCAATTCTGCTGGCTCTATTCCCTTTAGCTTGCGCGCAGGGACCGACAATTCCCGATAAAGTCGATTTCAAGATCACAGTCACCGGAAAGTCTAATGCGCCCTTGGAGGGAGCCAAAGTAGCCTCGGAATCGCAGCCGGGTGGACAACTGAAGCTGACAGGTCTTACGGACAGCAATGGAAACGTCATCTTCGCCGGTATCAAGGTCGGCGCCTACAAATTTTATATAAGCCTTTTTGACTATGAGCAAGCCGAGGTTTCGTTCATCATTACCACGATCAACAATAAGTTGACGGTGAAAATGACTCCGGTAGCGGGAGCGCCGACGACAACTTAA
- a CDS encoding helix-turn-helix transcriptional regulator, which produces MKNRLRVLRAERDWTQEDLAQRLGVSRQAIIAIEKEKYDPSLPLAFKMAELFDRRIEDIFGS; this is translated from the coding sequence GTGAAAAACCGACTGCGGGTACTTCGGGCTGAGCGGGACTGGACGCAGGAAGACCTGGCGCAGCGGCTGGGCGTCTCCCGGCAAGCCATTATTGCCATCGAAAAGGAAAAGTACGACCCCAGCCTGCCGCTGGCATTCAAGATGGCTGAACTCTTCGATAGACGCATCGAAGATATTTTCGGATCTTGA
- a CDS encoding A1S_2505 family phage non-structural protein codes for MVQYHTDHTLPADSEIFVFGSNLKGIHTAGAALLARQQFGAEPGIGMGPTGRSYAIPTETGSFKPRSLPEIEKSVNDFIEYAGKNPAKKFFVTRVGCGLAGYENHQILPMFRNCPQNCSLPKEWREVFEDMA; via the coding sequence ATGGTGCAATACCACACCGACCACACCCTCCCTGCTGATTCGGAGATTTTTGTTTTTGGCAGCAACCTCAAGGGTATTCACACCGCCGGTGCCGCGCTGTTAGCCAGGCAACAGTTTGGCGCGGAACCGGGAATTGGTATGGGACCTACCGGACGATCTTACGCTATCCCCACCGAGACCGGCAGTTTTAAACCCAGGAGCCTCCCCGAAATCGAAAAATCAGTCAACGATTTCATCGAATACGCCGGGAAAAATCCGGCGAAAAAGTTCTTCGTAACCAGGGTAGGTTGCGGATTGGCTGGCTACGAGAACCACCAGATCCTGCCGATGTTCAGGAATTGTCCGCAGAACTGTTCCCTTCCGAAAGAATGGCGAGAAGTCTTCGAGGATATGGCTTAG
- a CDS encoding deoxycytidylate deaminase, whose protein sequence is MLNTTNTTNNPVSTALKRPNIDEYFLKIAAVVAERSTCRRHHVGAVAVKNKHILTTGYNGAPAGTRDCLELGCLRDQKNIPSGTRHEICRAVHAEQNAIIQAAQHGVNLEGATVYCTHTPCILCAKMLANVRIKRFVSYGKYADDSFIDLFKEVGIEVEIRPRPPACIEFLD, encoded by the coding sequence ATGTTAAATACTACCAATACTACAAATAATCCAGTATCCACAGCCCTCAAACGGCCCAACATCGATGAATATTTTCTGAAAATCGCGGCAGTGGTGGCCGAGAGAAGCACCTGCCGGCGGCACCATGTCGGGGCGGTGGCGGTCAAAAACAAGCATATCCTGACCACTGGCTACAACGGCGCTCCCGCTGGTACCCGTGACTGTCTGGAACTCGGCTGCCTGCGCGATCAGAAAAACATTCCCTCCGGCACCCGCCACGAGATCTGCCGGGCGGTCCATGCGGAGCAGAACGCCATCATCCAGGCGGCGCAGCACGGGGTAAATTTGGAGGGGGCGACTGTCTACTGTACTCACACCCCCTGCATCCTGTGCGCCAAGATGCTAGCCAATGTCAGAATCAAGCGGTTCGTGAGTTACGGCAAGTACGCCGACGACTCCTTCATCGATCTGTTCAAAGAAGTCGGCATTGAGGTTGAGATAAGACCCCGGCCGCCGGCTTGCATCGAGTTTTTGGACTAA
- a CDS encoding AAA family ATPase: protein MSTPKIIAMVGMAGAGKTAASKMFESHGYTRIRFGDVTDEEVKKRGLPLNEANERAVREALRSELGMAAYAKLNLPRIDEALKKGPVVIDGMYSWEEYLFLKERYGDNLAVAAVWASPTTRAQRLSTRAVRPLTREETFSRDKSEIEKVSKAGPVAVADYMVVNGGSFEELRAQVEQLMHQLDENAGNNTFG, encoded by the coding sequence ATGAGCACGCCTAAAATCATCGCCATGGTCGGCATGGCCGGCGCCGGCAAGACCGCCGCCTCGAAAATGTTCGAGAGTCACGGTTACACCCGCATCCGTTTCGGCGATGTGACGGACGAAGAGGTTAAAAAGCGCGGACTGCCACTCAACGAGGCTAACGAGCGCGCCGTGCGCGAAGCACTGAGGTCCGAATTGGGGATGGCGGCTTACGCCAAACTTAACTTGCCCCGCATCGATGAAGCTTTGAAAAAAGGGCCGGTGGTTATCGACGGGATGTACTCCTGGGAGGAGTACCTGTTCCTCAAGGAGCGCTACGGGGACAATCTGGCAGTGGCGGCGGTATGGGCTTCTCCAACTACCCGAGCCCAGAGGCTTTCGACACGCGCCGTGAGGCCCCTGACACGGGAAGAGACATTCTCCCGCGATAAATCAGAGATCGAAAAGGTTTCCAAAGCCGGACCGGTCGCCGTGGCGGATTACATGGTGGTCAACGGCGGCAGTTTCGAGGAACTGCGGGCGCAGGTGGAGCAGTTGATGCACCAACTCGATGAAAACGCCGGTAATAACACATTCGGGTGA
- a CDS encoding SRPBCC family protein — protein MATTNITADHGKQEVIVEREFDYPRELVFRCSVHPELMVQWMGPRDMEMTFTYLEAKPGGSYRFTHINPNGEEFGFHGVYHEVKTPQLIIDTFEFEDMAGHVSLVTTKFEELPDGRSRVTEQTVFQSVADRDGMLQSGMREGVIESYERLDGILEKLVKEEELRETRRDHI, from the coding sequence ATGGCTACCACAAACATCACCGCTGACCACGGCAAACAGGAGGTCATCGTCGAGAGGGAGTTCGATTACCCCCGGGAACTCGTTTTCAGGTGCTCCGTACACCCGGAGCTTATGGTACAGTGGATGGGTCCCCGAGATATGGAAATGACGTTCACTTATCTCGAAGCCAAACCGGGAGGCTCTTACCGGTTCACTCACATTAATCCAAACGGCGAGGAGTTCGGTTTTCATGGAGTTTACCACGAAGTAAAAACGCCCCAACTCATTATCGATACATTCGAGTTCGAAGACATGGCCGGACACGTATCGCTGGTGACGACTAAATTCGAGGAACTGCCAGACGGCCGCTCCAGGGTGACGGAGCAGACCGTGTTCCAATCAGTCGCCGACCGGGACGGCATGCTTCAATCGGGGATGCGGGAGGGCGTCATCGAGTCCTATGAACGACTCGACGGGATTCTGGAGAAACTGGTAAAAGAAGAAGAATTAAGGGAAACGAGACGGGACCATATCTAA
- a CDS encoding globin, protein MAEKTLYERLGGVFAIAAVVNKFSDDILKDPVAGLNSPNPDLRAWGTHQAERLPGLKFMRTLWVCTVAGGPFNYVGTRPGETQMGLEKAHYNLHISPEEFDAVANVLARTLDFYKVPAKEKGEVLSAFTAHKQEVNLGYFAVHTMAGMKH, encoded by the coding sequence ATGGCGGAAAAAACATTGTACGAACGTCTCGGCGGAGTGTTTGCCATTGCGGCGGTGGTCAACAAGTTCAGCGACGATATTCTGAAAGATCCGGTTGCCGGACTGAATTCGCCGAATCCCGACCTGAGGGCTTGGGGCACCCACCAGGCGGAGCGGTTGCCCGGTCTAAAATTCATGCGGACGCTGTGGGTCTGTACTGTCGCCGGTGGGCCGTTCAATTACGTTGGAACCCGGCCAGGCGAAACTCAGATGGGTTTGGAAAAAGCCCATTATAACCTTCACATCTCACCTGAGGAGTTCGATGCTGTGGCCAATGTTCTGGCCCGAACGCTCGACTTTTATAAGGTCCCCGCTAAAGAGAAGGGCGAGGTCCTTTCGGCTTTCACCGCTCACAAGCAGGAAGTTAATCTGGGGTACTTCGCGGTTCATACCATGGCCGGGATGAAGCACTGA
- a CDS encoding DUF1622 domain-containing protein: protein MTHVLEFISLGISLIAGVIIIYGVVIAIIRVAQEEWGQFEAGNDKLFNFEKIRYSLGSHLLLGIEFLIAADIMRTIVTPTLEQLAILGGLVIIRTILSYVLENEIKSQKSD, encoded by the coding sequence TTGACCCACGTTCTTGAATTCATAAGTTTAGGGATAAGCCTTATTGCCGGCGTCATCATTATTTATGGCGTCGTTATTGCCATCATCAGAGTTGCGCAGGAGGAATGGGGCCAGTTCGAAGCTGGAAATGACAAGCTGTTCAATTTTGAAAAGATCCGCTATTCCCTGGGCTCACATCTGCTCCTGGGAATAGAGTTTCTGATAGCCGCGGACATCATGCGCACCATCGTGACCCCGACGCTGGAGCAACTGGCGATCCTTGGCGGCCTGGTAATCATCAGGACAATCCTGAGCTATGTCCTTGAGAATGAAATCAAAAGCCAGAAGTCAGACTAA